Proteins encoded together in one Nostoc sp. PCC 7524 window:
- a CDS encoding HEAT repeat domain-containing protein, translating to MVNNIEQLLVQAQTAHDATDLSLLTQYLHQMVLTNNAKQSELVNLENLLELALSILEMGDFQQRWDIAKVLIQLGTIAIPPLINILEDEDTEDELRWFAVRILGELQHPDSISPLVELLQNNPEEELKAIAATALGQMGNVAVPVLTKMLQSDDTRLLAVRSLSYIRRPETITPLLSVVEDAQAEVRTAAIEALSSFHDKRVPPILLNALDDVAATVRRAAIQGLGFRPDLCAELDLVTRLQPKLYDFNIEVCCTAAVALARMGGDTAVKHLFTVLISPHTSITLQLEIIRALIWVETLSGLEYLQQTLNHTTSATLWQEIVTVLGRVHKPELTTAATAILLNMLSFQHPATKITSIRSAIALSLGQLGSPQAAEFLHTLSDDTDELVKLHAIAALKKLETSIA from the coding sequence ATTGTGAACAATATCGAGCAGCTTTTAGTGCAGGCGCAGACAGCGCATGATGCAACTGATTTGTCGTTGCTGACTCAATATTTGCATCAGATGGTGTTAACAAATAATGCCAAACAATCAGAGTTAGTTAATTTAGAAAATCTTTTAGAACTAGCACTTTCAATATTAGAAATGGGGGATTTTCAGCAACGTTGGGATATTGCCAAGGTGCTGATTCAGTTGGGAACTATAGCTATTCCACCATTAATTAACATCCTCGAAGATGAAGATACAGAGGATGAATTACGCTGGTTTGCTGTGCGGATTTTGGGTGAATTGCAGCATCCAGATAGCATCAGCCCTTTAGTAGAATTGCTGCAAAACAATCCAGAAGAAGAACTGAAAGCGATCGCAGCTACAGCACTAGGACAAATGGGTAATGTGGCTGTACCTGTACTAACAAAAATGCTCCAGTCAGATGATACAAGGCTTTTGGCAGTGCGATCGCTCTCCTATATTCGCCGTCCAGAAACTATTACACCGCTATTGAGTGTAGTAGAAGATGCTCAAGCAGAAGTCCGTACAGCAGCAATTGAAGCCCTCAGTAGTTTTCATGACAAACGTGTACCACCCATACTATTAAATGCTTTGGATGATGTCGCCGCTACCGTCAGACGTGCCGCCATCCAAGGTTTAGGTTTTCGCCCAGACTTATGTGCAGAACTGGATTTAGTTACCCGACTACAACCCAAACTGTATGACTTTAATATTGAGGTGTGCTGCACAGCCGCAGTTGCTCTAGCTCGCATGGGTGGTGATACTGCTGTGAAACACTTATTTACAGTTCTCATCTCACCCCATACATCAATTACCCTACAACTGGAAATTATTCGGGCTTTGATTTGGGTGGAAACATTATCTGGTTTGGAATATTTACAACAGACACTGAATCACACCACCTCAGCAACATTATGGCAAGAAATTGTCACCGTTTTGGGACGAGTCCACAAGCCAGAGTTAACCACAGCAGCCACAGCCATTCTTTTAAATATGCTGTCATTCCAGCATCCAGCAACAAAAATTACCTCTATTAGAAGTGCGATCGCTTTATCTTTAGGACAGTTAGGTTCTCCACAGGCGGCGGAATTTTTGCATACCCTGTCAGACGATACAGATGAACTGGTAAAATTACACGCGATCGCTGCATTGAAGAAGCTAGAAACTTCAATAGCTTAG
- a CDS encoding four helix bundle protein, which translates to MSYRNQFIWQRAVQLAINCYKFTRLFPQSELYGLTSQIRRSSVSVASNIAEGYGRRSKPEYIQFLHIALGSLRELDTQLIIAKEVDLADKDLFTPVLNEVEEMQSILVATLNKLKG; encoded by the coding sequence ATGAGTTATAGAAATCAGTTTATCTGGCAAAGGGCAGTTCAACTTGCTATCAATTGTTATAAATTTACCCGCCTATTTCCTCAGTCAGAATTGTACGGTTTAACTAGTCAAATACGCCGTTCATCCGTATCTGTAGCGTCTAATATAGCTGAAGGCTATGGTAGGCGTTCCAAACCAGAATATATCCAGTTTTTACATATTGCGCTAGGTTCTTTGAGAGAACTTGATACGCAATTAATCATTGCCAAAGAAGTAGATTTAGCTGATAAAGACCTTTTCACTCCCGTATTAAATGAAGTTGAGGAAATGCAAAGTATATTAGTTGCTACTTTAAACAAACTCAAGGGTTGA
- a CDS encoding ISL3 family transposase, producing the protein MSVLSYLLPDSANLKLENCILDEIKTQIKLIVSAINRVVNCPVCNQPTHKIHSRYERKLADLPWADYSITLQLRVRKFFCLNKLCKRRIFAERLTNVTAPWARRTLRLAQRLSAIGLANGGAAGVRLSQDLGIKVSRNTLLNLVRSIPLPPIVTPHTLGVDDFCFRKCKTYGTALIDLERRRPIALLKDAKAETLAEWLKAHPGVKVVSRDRSKTYESGIRQGAPEAIQVADRFHLLQNLSQTLYQVFGNHAKTLKEVEKQVFNTDTKVHLEVETANNLSMIAETNKSPVVPRFPQNTSLKRKVQSAKARDRRREIHEQVWRLRSIGLSGLAIAQELGVSKTTVFNYLRSSTFTERRERSDHGLSLLNPYHDYLLSRWNSGNHNTQELFEEIRTCGYTGSYATVARFTRYLKTLPGFEPAKGSRKNASPRVSSCAHRPLTPSRVTALVLRRPELIQPNEREVIAQLQKAHSDLKSAIELAQQFASLVRQRLPEQLDAWLNKAKNSLVSLLRSFAVSLESDYDAVKAGVTMSVSNGPVEGHINRLKMLKRQMYGRAKIDLLERRFLLAI; encoded by the coding sequence ATGTCAGTGCTAAGTTATCTATTACCAGATTCAGCAAACCTGAAACTTGAAAATTGCATTCTTGACGAGATAAAAACTCAGATAAAGTTGATTGTTTCTGCTATCAATAGAGTAGTTAATTGTCCAGTTTGTAACCAACCAACTCATAAAATTCATAGTCGCTATGAGCGAAAGTTAGCAGATTTACCCTGGGCTGATTACAGCATTACTTTACAGTTAAGGGTGCGGAAGTTTTTTTGCCTTAATAAATTGTGTAAACGGCGCATTTTTGCAGAAAGGCTGACCAATGTTACCGCACCTTGGGCGAGAAGAACTCTACGTTTAGCTCAAAGACTGAGTGCGATTGGTTTAGCTAATGGTGGTGCAGCAGGGGTAAGACTCTCACAGGACTTGGGGATAAAAGTTTCTCGCAACACGCTATTAAATTTAGTCCGCTCAATTCCACTACCACCCATCGTAACGCCACATACTCTTGGGGTAGACGACTTTTGTTTTCGTAAATGTAAAACTTACGGCACAGCACTAATTGATCTCGAACGCAGACGACCAATTGCTCTACTCAAAGATGCAAAGGCTGAAACTTTGGCAGAATGGTTAAAAGCTCACCCTGGTGTCAAAGTCGTCTCACGAGATCGGTCAAAAACTTATGAAAGTGGTATTCGCCAAGGTGCGCCAGAAGCCATTCAAGTTGCAGACCGCTTTCATCTATTGCAGAACTTATCTCAAACGCTTTATCAAGTCTTTGGTAATCACGCCAAAACACTAAAAGAAGTGGAAAAACAAGTCTTTAATACTGATACTAAAGTGCATTTAGAGGTGGAAACAGCAAACAACCTTTCCATGATTGCTGAGACTAATAAGAGTCCAGTTGTGCCAAGGTTTCCCCAAAACACATCTTTAAAAAGAAAAGTTCAATCCGCCAAAGCACGGGATAGACGCAGAGAAATCCATGAGCAAGTTTGGAGACTGCGGTCTATTGGCTTATCAGGGCTAGCAATCGCTCAAGAGCTGGGAGTTTCTAAAACTACCGTATTCAATTACTTGCGTAGCTCAACTTTTACCGAACGTCGTGAACGTAGCGACCACGGTCTGAGTCTTCTCAACCCTTATCATGATTACCTCCTCAGTCGCTGGAATAGCGGGAACCACAACACCCAAGAACTGTTTGAAGAAATTCGCACCTGCGGCTATACCGGTAGTTATGCCACGGTCGCTCGCTTCACTCGTTATCTCAAGACCTTGCCCGGATTTGAGCCAGCAAAAGGTTCAAGAAAAAACGCTTCCCCCAGGGTTAGCTCTTGCGCCCATCGTCCTCTCACCCCCAGTCGCGTCACAGCTTTAGTCTTGCGACGACCAGAATTAATACAGCCTAATGAGCGTGAAGTCATCGCTCAACTACAAAAAGCCCATTCGGATTTGAAGTCAGCTATTGAACTAGCACAACAGTTTGCATCTCTTGTGCGTCAACGCCTGCCTGAGCAGCTCGATGCTTGGTTAAACAAAGCTAAAAACAGCTTGGTTTCTTTGTTGCGCTCCTTTGCTGTTAGTTTAGAGTCTGACTACGATGCTGTGAAAGCAGGTGTAACTATGTCAGTTAGTAATGGCCCAGTTGAAGGGCATATTAATCGACTGAAAATGTTAAAACGGCAGATGTATGGTCGCGCCAAGATAGACTTACTAGAACGACGATTTCTGTTGGCTATTTGA
- a CDS encoding LysR family transcriptional regulator, which produces MRLEQLQAFLAIAETGSFQKAAQKCGVTQSTISRQIQSLEADIGLELFHRSNHAKLTLGGERLLPRARKICQEWETATQELTDLMAGKQPELCIAAIHSLCGSYLPPVLQKFCHDYPEVQLRVTSLGSDRALKVLKDGLVDLAIVMNNRFLTTGREMVVEVLYDEPIEVLIAANHPLAQYEFVPWSELVRYPQVVFKDGYGMQRLIQEKFERLEATLQAALEVNTLDAFRGVVRQGELIALLPNSALVEARLDPTLAVRPLAGSSSVSDSSSLTRRVVMVTTQDRLQIPPIQHFWQLVRENIPPQFDQQRSAS; this is translated from the coding sequence ATGCGACTAGAACAGTTGCAAGCGTTTCTGGCGATCGCAGAAACTGGCAGCTTCCAAAAAGCAGCTCAAAAATGTGGTGTCACTCAATCGACTATCAGTCGCCAAATCCAGTCTTTGGAGGCTGATATCGGTTTGGAATTGTTTCACAGAAGCAATCATGCCAAGCTGACTTTAGGGGGTGAACGCTTATTACCTCGCGCCCGCAAAATTTGTCAAGAGTGGGAGACTGCTACCCAAGAGTTAACAGATTTAATGGCAGGGAAGCAGCCAGAATTGTGTATTGCCGCTATTCATTCCCTATGTGGCTCTTACTTGCCACCAGTTTTACAAAAATTTTGTCATGATTATCCAGAGGTACAATTGCGGGTGACATCTTTAGGGAGCGATCGCGCCTTGAAAGTTCTCAAAGATGGCTTGGTAGATTTAGCAATTGTCATGAATAACCGCTTTCTCACCACCGGTAGAGAAATGGTAGTAGAAGTTCTGTATGATGAACCAATAGAAGTGTTGATCGCGGCTAATCATCCCTTAGCCCAATACGAATTTGTTCCTTGGTCAGAGTTAGTGCGTTATCCCCAAGTAGTGTTTAAAGATGGTTATGGGATGCAACGCTTGATCCAAGAGAAATTTGAACGATTAGAAGCCACCTTGCAAGCTGCATTAGAAGTCAATACCCTAGATGCCTTCCGGGGAGTGGTACGCCAAGGTGAATTAATCGCTTTATTACCCAATTCCGCATTAGTAGAAGCCCGTCTTGACCCTACTTTAGCAGTTCGCCCTTTAGCTGGGAGTAGTTCAGTTTCGGATAGTTCTAGTTTGACTCGGCGAGTAGTGATGGTAACTACCCAAGACAGGTTACAAATTCCTCCGATTCAACATTTTTGGCAACTGGTACGAGAAAACATCCCACCACAGTTTGATCAACAGCGATCGGCTTCGTGA
- a CDS encoding anthranilate phosphoribosyltransferase family protein codes for MSILFRELLKKVGSGNHTSESLTRAEAATATKMMLLGEATPAQIGAFLIAHRIKRPTGEELAGMLDAYEELGPKLQPITDTRPVIVFGQPYDGRTRTAPISPVTALILATVGQPVVMHGGDRLPTKYGLPLVEIWQGLGVDWTTLSLANIQEVFEQTGIGFVYTPQHFPLNQSIWEYRDQLGKRPPLATMELIWCPYGGDAHIMAGFVHPPTEAMFQVALGLRGVSKFTLVKGLEGSCDLPRDRTAIIALSKTPQEIERLLLSPHDYGFTTKNVPLTSTAELLAEIQGVLAGRTSELMQTALWNGGFYLWRSGICTDMRSGITKAQELLSGGAVIDKLQQLNQVLKVISGKTFQHTY; via the coding sequence ATGAGTATTTTATTCAGGGAACTACTGAAAAAGGTAGGCAGTGGCAACCATACAAGCGAGAGTTTAACTCGTGCTGAAGCAGCCACCGCTACCAAAATGATGTTATTAGGTGAAGCTACACCAGCCCAAATTGGGGCATTTTTGATTGCCCACCGCATTAAACGTCCTACCGGGGAAGAATTGGCAGGAATGTTAGATGCTTACGAGGAACTGGGGCCAAAACTGCAACCAATTACCGATACACGTCCAGTCATAGTTTTTGGTCAACCTTATGATGGTAGAACCCGTACAGCGCCAATTAGCCCCGTTACAGCCCTGATTCTGGCTACCGTAGGGCAACCAGTAGTGATGCACGGCGGCGATCGCCTACCGACAAAATACGGCTTACCTTTAGTAGAGATTTGGCAAGGATTAGGGGTTGATTGGACTACCTTATCATTGGCAAATATCCAAGAAGTCTTCGAGCAAACAGGCATCGGCTTTGTGTATACGCCCCAGCATTTTCCCTTAAATCAAAGTATTTGGGAATACCGCGACCAACTCGGCAAGCGTCCACCCTTAGCCACAATGGAATTAATTTGGTGTCCCTATGGGGGTGATGCTCATATCATGGCTGGGTTTGTTCATCCGCCCACAGAAGCCATGTTCCAGGTAGCTTTAGGATTGCGGGGAGTGAGCAAGTTTACCTTAGTGAAGGGATTAGAAGGCAGCTGTGACTTACCACGCGATCGCACAGCCATCATTGCCTTATCTAAAACACCGCAAGAAATCGAAAGATTGCTTTTATCTCCCCATGATTACGGCTTTACCACTAAGAATGTCCCCCTCACAAGTACGGCAGAATTGCTAGCTGAAATTCAGGGAGTATTGGCTGGAAGAACCAGTGAACTAATGCAAACAGCCTTGTGGAATGGGGGCTTTTATCTCTGGCGCAGTGGGATTTGTACTGATATGCGATCGGGTATAACGAAAGCTCAAGAATTATTATCTGGTGGAGCGGTTATTGACAAACTCCAACAACTCAATCAGGTCTTAAAGGTAATCTCAGGCAAAACTTTTCAGCATACATACTAA
- a CDS encoding alpha/beta fold hydrolase, translating into MFQPQGFEQRSIITSLGKMVYYTATGSLWQDNETPQPERETLVFLHGFGGGSSSYEWSKVYPAFAAEYRILAPDLIGWGKSEHPARNYTIEDYLTVIREFVEQTCTTGPVTAIASSLTAAFTIRVAITHPHLFKSLVLVTPAGLSDFGEDYSRSWFAQIISIPVLDRVLYSTGVATSGGIRSFLEQRQFAQPNRIYEEIVATYLESAQQPNAEYAALSFVRGDLCFDLSLYIQQLITPTAIIWGQKSQFTGPDIGRRLAEKNPQAIRVFQPLEDVGLTPQLELPAVTIGLIRRFLPLLSDKRIQHSVITIQK; encoded by the coding sequence ATGTTTCAGCCACAGGGATTTGAACAACGTTCTATCATTACCTCCCTAGGTAAGATGGTGTATTACACTGCCACTGGCTCACTTTGGCAGGACAATGAAACTCCACAGCCAGAACGAGAAACTTTGGTGTTTCTACATGGTTTTGGTGGAGGATCTTCATCTTATGAGTGGTCGAAGGTTTATCCAGCTTTTGCGGCTGAGTACCGGATTCTCGCCCCAGATTTAATCGGTTGGGGTAAGTCGGAACATCCAGCGAGGAATTACACCATTGAGGACTATTTGACGGTAATTCGAGAGTTTGTTGAGCAAACTTGCACCACAGGGCCAGTCACAGCGATCGCTTCTTCTCTGACAGCAGCGTTTACAATTCGAGTGGCGATTACCCATCCCCATCTATTTAAGTCTCTGGTTCTCGTCACGCCAGCCGGACTGTCTGACTTTGGTGAAGACTATTCCCGTAGCTGGTTTGCCCAAATTATCAGCATTCCCGTTCTAGATCGCGTACTATATAGCACTGGTGTTGCTACTAGCGGCGGTATTCGTAGTTTCTTAGAACAACGGCAATTTGCCCAACCAAACCGTATCTACGAAGAAATTGTTGCAACTTATCTAGAATCTGCTCAACAGCCGAATGCTGAGTATGCAGCATTATCTTTTGTCAGGGGTGACTTGTGCTTTGATTTATCACTCTATATCCAACAGTTGATTACTCCTACTGCCATTATTTGGGGTCAAAAGTCCCAATTTACAGGCCCAGATATTGGCCGCCGCCTAGCAGAGAAAAATCCTCAAGCTATCCGAGTTTTTCAACCGTTGGAAGATGTGGGTTTAACACCACAGTTGGAACTCCCAGCCGTGACAATCGGACTGATTCGGCGATTTTTGCCTTTGCTGAGTGATAAAAGAATTCAGCATTCAGTTATCACCATTCAAAAGTGA
- a CDS encoding TMEM14 family protein, translating into MNLSIIAAIAYGMLAIIGGIIGYLQANSQVSLLSGTVSGLLLIATAYFQLQGQTWALIVAISITAILVVFFALRLARTRKFMPAGLMTILGMLALTVMVNQLVTFG; encoded by the coding sequence ATGAATTTAAGTATAATTGCTGCGATCGCCTATGGGATGTTAGCGATTATTGGTGGCATTATTGGCTACTTACAGGCGAATAGTCAAGTTTCCCTCCTCAGTGGGACTGTTAGTGGTTTATTACTCATAGCTACTGCTTACTTTCAACTCCAAGGACAAACCTGGGCTTTGATTGTAGCAATTTCTATCACTGCTATTTTAGTAGTATTCTTTGCCTTGAGATTGGCTAGAACACGTAAATTTATGCCGGCAGGATTAATGACTATTTTAGGTATGCTGGCACTGACAGTGATGGTAAATCAGCTGGTTACTTTTGGGTAG
- a CDS encoding ATP-binding protein produces MDNPAMPTASISSYAQIQLLQRQAASLLLYQSVLHSEVGNAFLELLQAIRYTDADARGCLQAYGNYFHALANRQHNWEDYLIHQILIAENPFTQLAQQRDFADLPPTLVAAAQHDLHILQSLYECSSAILSEWVQAVAHLPVSPVVWYVEPDSINVETELAVSLHNLDNWADAVEDLANYYRQFGTGLFAQYRALRWQGGQFVGVPYPDPIKLSTLVGYESQRDALLKNTEFLLSGEVALHVLLYGSRGTGKSSLIKALLNEYGNRQLRLVEVTKSDLQDLPAIVEQLRGVPQKFIIFVDDLSFEEDDDAFKALKVVLEGNLTARPQNVVVYATSNRRHLIREFFSDRPTPKDHEEIHAWDTMQEKLSFSDRFGLTLTFESADQQTYLQIVRHLATQADININHRDLEYQALQWATRHNGRSGRTARQFIDFLTAELKLFSANHNTSNIES; encoded by the coding sequence ATGGATAATCCAGCGATGCCCACGGCAAGTATTTCCTCTTATGCCCAGATTCAACTCCTCCAACGTCAAGCAGCCTCACTTTTACTGTACCAATCAGTCCTCCACAGTGAGGTAGGCAATGCTTTTTTGGAACTGTTGCAAGCCATACGTTACACTGATGCTGATGCACGGGGTTGTCTCCAAGCTTATGGCAACTACTTTCACGCCTTAGCTAATAGACAGCACAATTGGGAAGACTACCTGATTCATCAAATTCTCATCGCTGAAAATCCCTTCACTCAACTTGCCCAACAGCGAGACTTTGCCGATTTACCCCCAACTTTGGTAGCCGCCGCACAACATGATTTACACATATTACAGAGTCTTTATGAATGTAGCAGCGCCATTTTGAGTGAGTGGGTACAAGCTGTAGCCCATTTGCCGGTGTCTCCGGTGGTGTGGTATGTAGAACCAGATAGCATAAATGTAGAAACAGAATTAGCAGTTTCTCTACACAATTTAGATAACTGGGCAGATGCCGTAGAAGACTTAGCAAATTATTATCGACAATTTGGTACAGGTTTATTTGCCCAATATCGTGCTTTACGCTGGCAAGGAGGTCAGTTTGTTGGCGTTCCTTACCCTGACCCCATTAAACTGAGTACACTGGTAGGTTACGAGTCACAACGGGATGCTTTGTTAAAGAATACAGAGTTTTTATTATCGGGGGAGGTAGCACTGCACGTATTACTTTACGGTAGCCGTGGTACAGGTAAATCTTCTTTAATCAAAGCTTTGTTAAATGAGTATGGCAATCGCCAACTACGTCTAGTAGAAGTGACAAAATCAGACTTGCAGGATTTACCAGCTATTGTGGAACAGTTACGAGGAGTGCCACAGAAATTTATCATCTTTGTCGATGATTTATCCTTTGAAGAAGATGATGATGCTTTTAAAGCCTTAAAAGTAGTTTTAGAAGGCAACTTAACCGCACGTCCCCAAAACGTTGTAGTCTATGCCACATCGAATCGTCGCCATTTAATTCGAGAATTTTTTAGCGATCGCCCCACACCCAAAGATCATGAAGAAATCCATGCTTGGGATACAATGCAAGAGAAGCTTTCCTTTAGCGATCGCTTTGGTTTAACATTAACCTTTGAGTCAGCCGATCAACAGACATATTTACAAATTGTTCGACATCTTGCAACACAGGCTGACATTAACATCAATCATCGGGATTTAGAATATCAAGCATTGCAATGGGCAACCCGTCATAATGGGCGTTCTGGACGCACAGCACGGCAGTTCATTGATTTTTTAACAGCAGAATTAAAACTATTTAGTGCTAATCACAATACATCTAATATTGAATCATGA
- a CDS encoding tellurite resistance TerB C-terminal domain-containing protein — protein sequence MQSVIVSNRIILGIVAFSVSFGLSLVPKWDFNQAFVTGVITVVATYAAALFVDKRRRSHELLILSSHRKRIKDMEGLKSRIVREIEQIEAHRSLLYAESKQLQNQILECRNQRDSVHRELGNIASQKKQLETEVSILKTEIHNLGQHQKELNNSLSTLTSEKRRLELYFNTSRAEINQLQTQISELQQEKQEVENNLTLLGRIKPQLEEKLYELRLEIQGLETAKTQQNQLLIDITNEKETLAAKLNSLQTQKSEQQSELQQLRNELTLLQEERDLLQSQVWELLQQIETFNQAPLSENPPVEPALENSELFPFSDLIETLNTDNPASNPSESLPEIWHQFFKQLPGHELQVLKAIVEQDNPNPAIKKIAEVHITMPNLLIDAINELASDVIGELIIATGLEKPEVYPEYITNVRNMIVLYESLMARYASSN from the coding sequence ATGCAATCAGTCATAGTCAGTAATCGAATAATTTTAGGTATAGTTGCCTTTAGTGTAAGTTTTGGTTTGAGTCTAGTTCCCAAATGGGATTTTAATCAGGCCTTTGTCACAGGGGTAATTACTGTAGTTGCTACCTATGCAGCTGCTTTATTTGTAGATAAGCGCCGCAGAAGTCATGAACTCTTGATTTTAAGTTCCCACCGTAAACGAATTAAAGACATGGAGGGACTAAAATCTCGTATAGTCAGAGAAATCGAACAAATTGAAGCTCATCGTAGTTTGTTATATGCCGAATCAAAACAACTGCAAAATCAAATCTTAGAATGCCGCAACCAAAGAGATAGTGTACATCGAGAGTTAGGTAATATTGCCAGCCAAAAAAAGCAGTTAGAGACTGAAGTTAGTATTTTAAAAACTGAAATTCATAACTTAGGGCAACATCAAAAAGAACTAAATAATTCTTTGTCTACCCTGACATCAGAAAAACGCCGTTTAGAGTTGTATTTTAATACATCTCGCGCAGAAATTAATCAGTTGCAAACTCAAATTAGTGAACTGCAACAAGAAAAACAAGAAGTTGAGAATAATTTAACCCTCCTAGGTAGAATCAAACCTCAACTTGAAGAAAAACTTTATGAACTCAGACTAGAAATTCAAGGTTTAGAAACTGCCAAAACACAGCAAAATCAATTACTTATAGATATAACCAACGAGAAAGAAACTTTAGCAGCCAAGCTCAACTCTTTACAAACTCAAAAATCAGAACAACAATCAGAGTTACAGCAATTACGCAATGAACTAACTCTATTACAAGAAGAGCGTGACCTCTTGCAAAGTCAAGTTTGGGAACTACTACAGCAAATAGAAACCTTTAATCAAGCACCTCTATCGGAAAATCCCCCAGTAGAACCAGCATTAGAAAATAGTGAATTATTTCCTTTTTCCGATTTAATAGAAACTTTAAATACAGACAACCCTGCCTCTAATCCATCTGAAAGCTTACCAGAAATATGGCATCAGTTTTTCAAACAATTACCAGGACATGAACTGCAAGTTTTAAAAGCCATAGTAGAGCAAGATAATCCCAATCCAGCCATCAAAAAAATTGCTGAAGTTCATATCACTATGCCTAATTTATTGATTGATGCCATCAATGAACTTGCTAGTGATGTTATCGGTGAATTAATCATTGCTACAGGTTTAGAAAAACCAGAAGTTTATCCAGAGTATATAACGAATGTCAGAAACATGATTGTCTTGTATGAAAGTTTGATGGCTAGATACGCTTCCTCAAATTAA
- a CDS encoding ATP-binding protein has translation MAKLKISKKTSTALINSLGAGVVPRIGVEHIAVGREKELKSLLQNLDDIAEGVAAFRFIIGNYGSGKSFMLQMIRNRAMEQGFVVADADLSSERRLAGSNNEGLATYRELMSRLSTKTRPDGGALVSILEGWINKIQQEVVKETELRPNDEGFDDKVETKIREVIHYIEDLVHGFDFGTVIAAYWRGYRLDNDDLKNAALRWLRGEFSTKIEAKAALGVRVIIDDESWYDYIKLIAKFVAEIGYKGLLVLMDEAVNIYQISTTVTREKNYNRLLAMFNDTMQCKAEHLGIVIGGTTKFLEDPNRGLFADPAWRRRTKESRFATQADVQEFLGPVIRLNPLSEAEILTLLQRLTEIHATHFGYEKTLTNRELKEFVQEIVNRLGAEALLTPGEIVRDFISVLNILHHNPSINFTQLIHGSQFKPTTAGKNTDLDEDNAAEFSL, from the coding sequence ATGGCAAAGCTCAAAATCTCGAAAAAAACTTCAACCGCTTTAATAAATTCCCTAGGTGCAGGAGTAGTTCCCAGAATAGGAGTTGAGCATATAGCAGTTGGACGAGAAAAAGAACTTAAGAGCCTATTACAAAATCTCGATGATATTGCAGAAGGTGTAGCAGCATTTCGCTTTATAATTGGTAACTATGGTTCTGGTAAAAGCTTCATGCTCCAAATGATTCGCAACCGCGCAATGGAGCAAGGATTTGTTGTAGCTGATGCTGATTTATCCTCAGAACGCAGACTAGCAGGAAGCAATAATGAAGGTTTAGCTACTTATCGAGAATTAATGAGTCGCCTATCCACAAAAACGCGTCCTGACGGTGGTGCATTAGTTTCCATATTAGAAGGTTGGATTAATAAAATTCAACAAGAAGTAGTCAAAGAAACTGAACTACGTCCTAATGATGAAGGTTTTGATGACAAAGTAGAAACCAAAATTCGAGAAGTCATTCATTATATTGAAGACCTAGTACACGGCTTTGATTTTGGCACAGTGATTGCTGCTTATTGGCGTGGATATCGCCTAGACAATGATGACCTAAAAAATGCCGCCTTGCGATGGTTGCGTGGAGAATTTAGTACCAAAATTGAAGCCAAAGCAGCCCTAGGAGTAAGGGTAATTATTGATGATGAAAGTTGGTATGACTACATTAAACTCATCGCCAAATTTGTTGCCGAAATTGGCTATAAAGGACTCTTGGTTTTGATGGATGAAGCCGTTAATATCTACCAAATATCAACTACAGTTACCCGTGAAAAAAACTACAACAGACTGCTAGCAATGTTTAATGACACCATGCAATGCAAAGCAGAACATCTGGGCATAGTGATTGGTGGCACAACCAAATTTTTAGAAGATCCAAACCGGGGGCTATTTGCAGATCCAGCTTGGCGCAGACGCACCAAAGAAAGCCGTTTTGCCACCCAAGCAGATGTGCAAGAATTTTTAGGGCCAGTTATTCGACTAAATCCTTTAAGCGAAGCAGAAATTCTCACCCTATTGCAACGCTTAACCGAGATTCATGCTACACATTTCGGATACGAAAAAACCTTAACCAATCGTGAATTAAAAGAATTTGTCCAAGAAATCGTCAACCGCCTAGGTGCAGAAGCATTACTCACACCAGGAGAAATCGTCCGTGATTTTATTAGCGTTTTAAATATCCTCCATCACAACCCGAGCATTAACTTTACGCAACTAATTCACGGTTCCCAATTTAAACCAACTACGGCAGGCAAAAATACAGATCTCGATGAAGATAACGCCGCCGAATTTAGCTTATAA